GAGCAATTTGACCATGGAAACATAATACCGGCACTCAGCATTTTTGCAAAGTCAGGAACTCTACTGACTTTTGCAACGAAGCTCAAAGAGCTAATCAATGAGCAAAATGGCCTCAACATGAAGGAAGTCATCAATGAGAAAACTCAGGAAGTTAACACCAACTGGCTGAAAGACAATTTCCTAAAGACGAAGAGCAGCATAGACGGAGAGAATATGTGTGAGCCAAAAAATCAAGCTCAAGAGATCTGCGCATCTGGCCTCTATATCTGTGAACAGCTGGAAAAGATGGCCTTGTCCGAAAACAAAGGAATGGAAGAAGAAAAGTCTCTCATTGACGAGATCAAACGCTTATACCAAAGAGCATCAGAATTTGATTCTTACAGtaaatcctcagtgggatctccTGCCTTCACCGCCAAGCCGCCAAACGTGGCAAAATGTCAGCAAGACTCAACGGGAGGATCCGGTGCCCTGCAAAATGCACATTTGAAGGTCGAACAGAGCCGGGAGATGCTGAAGTCGACCCAGGATGAGTATCAGAGGAGCTTTGAGAACTTCAAGAGGCAGAATGATGAGCTGATGGAGATCATGTGCACTATGGAGAAATGCAAGGTGCAAGATGTAGATTTTGAGGCAGCCAGGAAGATGCTGATCAAAGGGCTGGAGGCCTTGGGGAgcgtgaaggagcagtgggagaaGATGGTGAGGTTCTTCCAGATGATCTCCAGCCTGATTGACTCCTGCCTCAGTCGGGACATCAAGGAATTTGTGAGCTCTGTCTCGGACGTACAGAAAATTGAAAATTATTCCTCCAAATCCTTCGTGATAGACACCATCTACACCCAGGCGTTCAATGCTTCCAACGTGGCCCACCTGGTGCACATGATCTCCGAGACCTACACTGAAGTGTCCAATAAATACCTGATGGATCGAGTGAGCAGCCTGGGGCGACTGATTGCCATGGAAACTTCTGATCCAAACTTCAAGTCAGAGCGGGAGGCATTACAGAAAGGTTGCAAAGAGGCCCGCCAAGCCATCTACGACATGGTGATCGAGAAGAAAAAGGAGTTTGATAGGAGTGTCGAGGCCAGGGTGGAGACGATCGACAGAGAGCTGAAGGCCGTGCTACCCCCCGTGAGCGTGGAAGAGCAGAAGGCAATTGAGGGAGCGGTGAAACAGGGGATGAAGGAGCTGACTGTGGAGGAAGAAGATCTGTTTGAGTAGATGGATGCATTGGTGGGGTCCTAGCTACTGGCTCACGCTACGGGCAGTCTCTATAATCAACCAATTATAGCCCCACCTCACTTCGCTCCAAATATGACCTTTGCTTTGCAAGACCCAAGCTTGAGAAAGGCCAGCGTTGCAGTCAAGGTGCTGTGCAAGGACACGGCAGACGCTGGTTCTAGTCTTTACTCTGCCACATGCTGTCCattgtgaccctgggcaagtcaccctATTTCTCTGTGCTTGGGCTTCCCATCTGTAAGATAGGGATGTATTGTTACCGCATCTCAGCCATGGGGTAGTTGGGGAGATGAGACACTTAGGTAGTAGTTGGCCCTGATAAGAACCTACAGAGAGATTCATGGAGGGGGGAGATGAGGAAAATGCCCATTCTCTATGAAGCAGGATTTATAGATTTTTAGAAACATCACAAGCGACAGAGCTCCCGCTACTTGTGCTGGAGAGCAAACTCCACCTTCAATAACACAGGAGAAATTTGCAATGACAGAGAGGGTtggaggggactgggagtcagtcTTTCCTGTGTCTCACTTTGTTAGCTgaagggcaagtcacttcaccactctcTGGGCCTCACATCTGCAAGATGGGGCCATAGCACTTGCTGGACTCACAGGGCCAGGTGTTCAAGGTACTTAGTCACATAACAGTGCAGATCGGCACCTGGTGGGATTTTAAATTGGATTGTgaggggaattaggcacctagtggattgcaaggggagttaggcacctaaccagCTTTGGCACTTTTGAGCGTCCCACTAGGTTCCCATCTGCACTGTTAGGTACTTAAATCCTTTCAGAAACCTGGCCTGCAGGGGTCTGGCCTAAAAAGGGACCATCTTGTGCCCACTAACGTTGAGGcgaaactccctttgatttcgaCTGGCCCAGGGTTCCACCTGACAGTTGGAAGGAAATCAGAAGCTGACCTAGCTGCCTCACTTACGCTGAGTAGTTCCCCTGAGGCGCATGGGGGGATTCAGCCAAATGGTGGTGCACTACACACACCTGGCACGGAACCAACCATCAAGTGTGAGCTGCCCAGTTGGTCCTTGGATTTCCTGCTTTGCAGTGCCGCAGCACTGAGCGTTTTCAATAAAGCCTCTGGCATTTACTAGCATTAAGAAGCCTGTCATTGTTGTTATTTAGTAGAGGAatgcagaattaatgttctgtgcagaatttcattGTTCCCTGCAGAATTGGTGCTGCAGAGCTCCTGGCCGCCATTAGGGGCTGCTGGACTCAGCAGAGTCTGGCTGCCCACAAATAGAGGACACAGTGGagcggagggggagctggagggttCCCGGCAGCTGctgttcccagcatgccctgaaggaaggaggcggcGTGTCCCGCAGTAAGCAGAGTGTCCAGCCCAGTGGGTATGGAGCCTTGGGCAAGATCAGCTCTGCACAGCCCAGCACTGAAATCACCACAGGAACCTCCATCCACCCCGGTGTGACCAGCATCAGGCTGTGTCTGCCTCGGGATCCTTGGGCttggaggggatggggtgtgggtgtctgggcAGAGGGAGGCCTGACGCAGCCTCCTCCAGCAACCCCCCAAATACCCCTCCAGTATCCCCCAAATACACACCCTTCAACACCCCCCAAATACTCCCCTCCAGTGCCCCCTAACTGTACCCCCTCTCTACCTCCCCATACCTCCTGCATTGTCCTCTATTTGGGAACCTCTATATGGTAACGCTATGGGGACAGGATGCAAAAACAAGAATCGACTAATAGATTGGAGGGGCAGCATTTTCCCCCAAGATGTGCCCAGCTGCCACGCATGATGCACCCAGACTGAGGTGCCCAACAAAAGcataacagagaaacaggaactgggttgtcatagggttttttttaactctctTCTCCTGGGGGAATCTTCTTTGTTGTTTGGATTGTTACAGACAGACTTGCTGACAGGTGTGTTGAAatgaattaccaaaataattgaaactggtgtgattatactaTTACTTTGTCTGATAAAATATGCAGatctgtgcagaattttaaaatgtgcacagaatttttaattgtttggcacagaattcccctaggagtccTTATGCCAGGGGCTCGGTGTGCCTTCTTTGCTCCAATCCCAGAGTCCCTCATTCCCCCCTCATCATGGCATCTGTATGCCCCCTTTGCCACCTACGCCAGGGGCTCATTtacttcctttcccccaccattcCTACTGCGTTCCTTTCTCACTGGCAGACCCGTCATTCAGGGTGTTAGCATGTTCCCCTCTCCTGGGGCGATGGGCAGAGCGGAGCTGGGGTGCGGTTATGCTGGAAGATCCCAATGGCACCATCAGCCGGTTCGCTGACCTATGCCTAACTGCAGAGGTTGTGGAAGCTGCCACATCAGTTAattgccagctcccagccctcgCATCTGCCCCTTACATCAGTACAGCCCCAGACCTGCTCCCTGGTTCCACCACCCGCCCCCCTCATTTGTTCTGTGGTTACGTGAGGCTCTTTCCTATTAAAAACGTTTACATTACAGACGTGATGGTGCTTATTGGAGCTGATGCGCCTTGAATTTCAGAACCTCCGGGGAAAGGGTAGATGTGTCCTTGCAATGCAAGGAAGGAATCAGTCTGTCTAGTAGAAGATCCTATGGACCTGAAGAGGCCACAGAGCTTTTCTATTTGTGAGGAATCAAATAAcgataaagggccagattctgatctgtgACCCAGTGTGAATCCAGAGTGATCCTCCTGCCCTCAATGGAGTCatggctggattctgatctcaatgACCCAGTGTGAATCTGGAGTGACCCTGCTGCACCAGTTGAGTTGTTCTGTACTTGCCCAGGTGTAACAATGCACAGGTTGGATAACAGCTGTCCTCTGCTAACAACTGGACCCAACATCTGTCTGTGA
The window above is part of the Chrysemys picta bellii isolate R12L10 chromosome 12, ASM1138683v2, whole genome shotgun sequence genome. Proteins encoded here:
- the LOC135974682 gene encoding uncharacterized protein LOC135974682; the encoded protein is MADEDKKSQALVKAELSVSKAKDVRKETELRMKSYANWEEFLMPAPISIAILGQLVFISAGQGDFSINKNPPQGGFKHIKYPESFRACLCQVSNQGWAAFNTAHVNMDQIRLLSMSVPGRMKAIVKILFQDMETVNAMLPTHLKNMKAVADDCKDLAQGVKDKYSDVIYLIQELMEACLNAKKSYEDELKDIQIALQQAQIKEKAAQEAQKLAEQYHNQMKQQVDESFKQYNEAMKAIPTGWDAVGMAFVESITNVMTNTITGATSMSRRKLDKMQAGKMEGSAADDPEQFDHGNIIPALSIFAKSGTLLTFATKLKELINEQNGLNMKEVINEKTQEVNTNWLKDNFLKTKSSIDGENMCEPKNQAQEICASGLYICEQLEKMALSENKGMEEEKSLIDEIKRLYQRASEFDSYSKSSVGSPAFTAKPPNVAKCQQDSTGGSGALQNAHLKVEQSREMLKSTQDEYQRSFENFKRQNDELMEIMCTMEKCKVQDVDFEAARKMLIKGLEALGSVKEQWEKMVRFFQMISSLIDSCLSRDIKEFVSSVSDVQKIENYSSKSFVIDTIYTQAFNASNVAHLVHMISETYTEVSNKYLMDRVSSLGRLIAMETSDPNFKSEREALQKGCKEARQAIYDMVIEKKKEFDRSVEARVETIDRELKAVLPPVSVEEQKAIEGAVKQGMKELTVEEEDLFE